The Candidatus Aegiribacteria sp. genome includes the window ATCAACACTGTTTCCTTCAGACAATGCTGTCTCGTATGCGAGAACATCGTCGCTTTGAATCTGTACACACTGTATGCTTCGCTTCTCCGGAACGATCGGAATTTCAATCAGATTGTCGAATTCATCCCTTATCAGTCCTGGAGTTATCCTGATACCACTGTACACCTCGTCCTCGAACAGTTTATCTGAAGCGGTACTCAGCATCCAGGTATCTCTTTCAGCTGACAAATTCAAATATGCTTCAGGATTAACTGAAGCGAAGTAATGCCGTAGAGCATCGTTCAAAAGTGTATTATCGATAAACCATTTCAGCCAGACAGCATCGCCTGGTTGAACAGGCATAAAACCACTTTGATACTCTATCTCCTGCACAAAATCTGAAGCTGTCATGATTCCGCGCCTGGAGATAACAATCGAATCCTCCGGAATGAGGTTCTCAAGTCCGGAATAGTATAGACTCAGACTATTGATGGCAGTATCACTGATTTCAGACTCTGCCGCAGAAAGAATTGAATCGGTAATTCTCTCGAGATCAGCCTTTCCCCCTGCGGTTGATAATCTCTGTAAGGCAAAGTCAGTTACCCGTTCCGAATTCACCAGAGTTTCGCTGACCAGTACCGGATCAGTTACCATGACTGAATCGTATCTTATCAGAGAACCATCTGAAAGAGGCAGTTCATCTCCGGGATTCATGGAATCAAGATGAACTGATAATTCGCGTGGTAATTCCGGCAAATGCGCGGGACCGAACTGCATCTCGCTCGGAGACTCCGATAGAACAGTATACCAGACCGTTGTACCCATATGATCCTTGAAGTAATTAATATCCTCATCGGTTATGGACTCCTCAGCAGCAGCGATAATGGTTTCACGGGCCAGCAATGAAGCCTGTCTGCGTATCCAGGCATTACCGAGAGCGATGATATCAGGTCTCTGGAGATAATTGAGCCGGTGAATCTCCCTGATGATTGTCTGCTTCCTCGCAAGGGAGATTATGAATTCATTAACATGATCGTTCCTCTGAATAAAGTAATTCTGTTGTTCAGGGGAAAGCATCAGCCATGTATTTCCTGCCTTGGAAACCGATATTGTACTGTCATCGATTGAGATAAGCCATGTGTCTGCTTCCGATGCAGTCGTTCCACAGGCAATGATAGAAACGACGCAGATAGAAATCAGCGCTGCTCCGATTTGATATAACTGCTTCAGATCGACCATCCTTTACTGTTCAGCGAACAAAGGAAAGGGAGGATCTGAAGACCCTCCCTGATTCCTGGTAGCTGAGCTTCTAGAATAGAGTCTTGATACTACCCCATGAATCCGGCTCAAGAGCAAGAGGAGCGGTTTCATAACAGAACAAAGCGTCCGGGTCACCCTGTTCGAGAACCCATAGCTGATTATCATATGATCCGCTGTAGATTCCTGGAGTACAGCCACCGGCTATTTCGATATTGTAGGTATGTTCGGCGATAAGGCTTCCGTCACTGTCGATCTGATACAGAAGGAAGTCATAGTTGTTCGTAGATACCCAGAGACAATTATTGTAACTATCCCAGGCAGCGCCGTATGTTTTGCCGTTTGCTACAGCTGTGGACCAGGTTGTATAGGTTGCAGTACTGCCTGAAACCCCGTCCCAGGTTACCTGATAAACGTTAGGAGAACCGCTGCCTGTGTAGAAATATGTTCCATCCCATGCCTGTGCACGGTTAGGGCTGACAGCGTTGCATATGTAGTATCCAGCATATGTGTACGTTCCGATATCATAGTAATCCACTTCTTCATCCTGGCTGCCGAAAATGTAAGTACCGTCACAGCAAAGGTCACGCATACCCCATCCAGTGGTCTCGTACTGGTCAAAGGTGATAATATGATTATGAGTAATACCATCGATGACATGAATCCAGAGAGGTCCGCCTCCGGACTGAGCATCGCTTACCCAGAAATTGGCTCCGTCAAAACCGACTCCGACACACCTTGGACTGCCCCCGATATCCTGCAGATCAATGTAATCCAGTTGATCAAGAAAGGCATCACTGCCGCCCCCGCCGACCGAACCCCGGACGAAATCCACATCTGTGGTTTCGCTGTTTGCAAAAGCAATTAATGCAAATGCAAGTAAGACAAGTAGAAATCGCATAGTATACTCCTTCCGCGATTAGTATCTGAAACTTCAGACAATTTCAACAATAAGTTACAACGTATAATCAGAATAGTCAAGTATCTTGAGATAGCTATCTGCGTTTTTTTATGTTAAGCTGATCAAGTGTGATGCGTCCCGGGAAGGAGGCCGAGTACGGCTTCATCAACTTCTGGAGCCGCCATAATAGCAGAGACTACCGCGATTCCGTCTGCACCCGCCTTTCGAACAGTATCCGCATTCATCGAATTGATACCGCCGATTGCGATCAAAGGCAGAGGAGTAGCCTTTTTCAGTCTCCCTATAGCATCAAGCCCGAGCGGCTTTTCAAGGTCGGTCTTCGTGTCAGTAACGAATACCATGTTTGCCGCGATATAGTCAGCGCCGCTTTTCCATGCCGTAACAGCTTCCTCAACTGATCTGACGGAAATACCAATCACCGCTTCCGCTCCAAGCAGCCTTCTTGCGGCTACCGCAGGCATATCATCCTGGCCAAGGTGCACACCGCGCGATTGACATGCCAGCGCGACATCCACGCGGTCGTTCACAATAAAGAGGGCTCCGTGTTTCTCACAGAGAACCATGAGAGTTTTCGCCATCTCAATCAGCTGCCTGGTAGAGGCTGTCTTGTCGCGAAGCTGAATTGCGGTAACGCCAGACTGAAGTGCCTGCCTGCAAGTCTCCACAACCCCCCTGTCCCCGCAGAGAACGGGGTCGGTAACAAGATAGAGTTGTAGAAACTCGGAGTTCAGAGCAGAACCTCCGCTCTTGTCCTCCTGCCAATGGTCTCTTCATCGAGATCAGCAAGCGCGTCAAGGAGAACCGGGACGAAAGTTCCCGGCCCCTTGCATTTCTCAGCAGCGCATTCTCCAGCGATACCGAAGGAAATCAGAGCACCTGCGGCTGCTTCAAAACAGTCTTTAACAACTGCGGTATAACACGCTACGGCAGTAGTAGCGGCACATCCAGTACCGGTGACTCTGCCCATGATCGGGTGACCGTTGCTTATCCCAATCGTACGGGTTCCGTCAGTGACAACATCTGTAGAACCTGTCACAGCGATAACCCATCCTGTTTCAAGGGCGAGAGAAGAGATAATCTCAACACGGTCATCGATTGTATCCATCGAATCCACGCCGCGAACTTTTCCATCCTCTCCGGCCAGAGAGAGAATTTCACCTGCGTTTCCACGGACAATGGAGATCTCCAGTTCCCTGATTATTCTATTCGCTGAATCGGTTCTGAGTTTTGTTGCTCCTGCCCCGACAGGATCGAGCACCACCGGAATTCCGAGCTCATTCGCCCTCTTCCCGGCAGCGATCATGCTGTCGATCAGTGCAGGATTCAGTGTGCCGATATTCAGAAGAAGGGCTCCGGCATACTGCACCATTTCGGAAGACTCGTCTATACAGGGTGCCATCACGGGAGCGGCACCCATGCAGAGAGTTACATTAGCCGTAAAATTCATGACAACACTGTTTGTGATATGATGCACCATGGGATGATGCTCTCGAATGGCTGCCAGTCCATTACTGGCGATTAATGCGGGATTCATTTCAACCTCCGGATTTTCTTACGCCGACATTACTCGGGTCAAGTACAA containing:
- the thiM gene encoding hydroxyethylthiazole kinase, which gives rise to MNPALIASNGLAAIREHHPMVHHITNSVVMNFTANVTLCMGAAPVMAPCIDESSEMVQYAGALLLNIGTLNPALIDSMIAAGKRANELGIPVVLDPVGAGATKLRTDSANRIIRELEISIVRGNAGEILSLAGEDGKVRGVDSMDTIDDRVEIISSLALETGWVIAVTGSTDVVTDGTRTIGISNGHPIMGRVTGTGCAATTAVACYTAVVKDCFEAAAGALISFGIAGECAAEKCKGPGTFVPVLLDALADLDEETIGRRTRAEVLL
- the thiE gene encoding thiamine phosphate synthase; its protein translation is MNSEFLQLYLVTDPVLCGDRGVVETCRQALQSGVTAIQLRDKTASTRQLIEMAKTLMVLCEKHGALFIVNDRVDVALACQSRGVHLGQDDMPAVAARRLLGAEAVIGISVRSVEEAVTAWKSGADYIAANMVFVTDTKTDLEKPLGLDAIGRLKKATPLPLIAIGGINSMNADTVRKAGADGIAVVSAIMAAPEVDEAVLGLLPGTHHT